In one window of Roseovarius sp. M141 DNA:
- the repB gene encoding plasmid partitioning protein RepB, protein MARRNLFQPPPPPPPADTAEATQAEQKPRFPNTGAMSGVKSTLKDVASNAVREIPADVIEENGPKDRLSFTDADVLALATSIKAHGQQVPIMVRPLADKPGHYRIVYGRRRLRALRSLGLPAKALVRSLSDEEAILAQGQENTQRLDPSFIEKALFAAELGHSGYDQAIILDALAVDKPMLSRMSKVARAIPESVIQIIGSAHGIGRRRWEDLADQLRNNSVDLDRIMGTVRLEDAKTSEDRFGAISDAVTRALTPQAPKRPASPPALSIKLGDGTAVAEVKETARALTVKLSKTQAPEFARWMRTNAEAELIRLYEAWQSERESD, encoded by the coding sequence ATGGCCCGCAGAAACCTGTTCCAGCCCCCGCCCCCACCGCCGCCCGCCGACACCGCCGAGGCAACGCAGGCCGAGCAGAAACCCCGCTTTCCGAACACCGGCGCGATGAGCGGCGTGAAATCCACGCTCAAGGATGTCGCAAGCAACGCCGTGCGCGAAATCCCGGCTGACGTGATCGAGGAAAACGGACCCAAAGACCGCCTTTCGTTTACCGACGCGGACGTTTTGGCACTGGCCACAAGCATCAAGGCGCATGGCCAGCAAGTCCCGATCATGGTGCGCCCGCTTGCCGATAAACCGGGGCATTACCGGATCGTCTATGGGCGCCGCAGGCTGCGCGCCCTTCGCTCGCTTGGACTACCGGCCAAGGCCCTCGTCAGATCCCTGTCCGACGAAGAGGCCATCCTGGCCCAGGGGCAGGAAAACACGCAGCGTCTGGACCCCAGCTTTATCGAAAAGGCGCTGTTTGCGGCTGAATTGGGTCACAGCGGCTATGATCAGGCCATCATTCTGGATGCGCTGGCGGTGGACAAACCCATGCTGTCGCGGATGAGCAAGGTCGCCCGCGCCATCCCGGAATCGGTGATACAGATCATCGGATCAGCCCACGGGATCGGGCGCAGACGCTGGGAAGACCTTGCAGATCAATTGCGAAACAACAGCGTCGATCTGGACCGGATCATGGGAACGGTCAGGCTGGAGGATGCCAAAACCTCCGAAGACCGCTTTGGCGCCATCAGCGACGCCGTCACGCGGGCCTTGACCCCACAGGCGCCGAAACGCCCGGCATCGCCCCCTGCCCTGTCCATCAAACTGGGCGACGGGACGGCTGTGGCAGAGGTCAAGGAAACCGCCCGTGCGCTGACCGTCAAACTGTCCAAGACCCAGGCCCCCGAATTTGCCCGATGGATGCGCACCAACGCCGAAGCCGAGCTGATCCGCCTCTACGAGGCGTGGCAGTCAGAGCGAGAGTCTGACTGA
- a CDS encoding amidase → MQDYETYDATGLAALVARGEASPRELLDMAIARAQARDPAINALSQQLFDHGRAAIADGLPDGPFRGVPFLLKDASAEMKGHVTANGARLLARSAPAGADSVLVARYKAAGLVIFGKTATPEFSLAASTETSLTGATRNPWDTARIAGGSSGGAAAAVAAGIVPAAHGSDGGGSIRIPASCCGLFGMKPSRARNPSGPLSGEGWGSLSVAHVLTRSVRDSAAMLDATHGMAPGDPYCAPPRVRPYADETRRDPGRLRIGWHIAPMTGADVADPCRAAAEDAAHLLSSLGHDVDATTLPGHPDPLQRAIWVLVASNVARSIRAIGDRRGRAVSQDEVDRVTWSALEDAKDMQAQDYAEAMYQIHAQSRRMADLHSRFDVILCPTLATPPPLLGVQRTDTADLDGYRAALAAFTPFTQLYNMTGAPSMSVPLHWSGEGLPIGVMLSADFGREDILFRLAGQLEQARPWFNRLSPMAG, encoded by the coding sequence ATGCAAGACTATGAAACCTATGACGCTACCGGCCTTGCCGCGCTGGTCGCGCGCGGCGAAGCATCGCCGCGTGAACTGCTGGACATGGCCATCGCGCGTGCGCAGGCACGCGATCCGGCCATCAATGCGCTGTCCCAGCAGCTGTTCGATCATGGCCGCGCGGCCATCGCCGACGGCCTGCCGGATGGTCCGTTTCGCGGCGTGCCCTTCCTGCTCAAGGATGCCTCGGCCGAGATGAAGGGCCATGTCACCGCCAACGGCGCCCGCCTGCTGGCCCGCAGCGCCCCGGCGGGCGCCGATTCAGTCTTGGTCGCGCGCTACAAGGCGGCGGGGCTGGTGATCTTTGGCAAGACGGCGACGCCCGAATTTTCGCTGGCCGCCTCCACCGAAACCAGCCTGACGGGCGCCACGCGCAACCCGTGGGACACCGCGCGCATCGCCGGCGGATCGTCCGGCGGGGCCGCTGCCGCCGTCGCGGCGGGGATCGTGCCCGCCGCCCATGGCAGCGATGGCGGCGGGTCGATCCGCATCCCGGCATCGTGCTGCGGCCTGTTCGGGATGAAGCCATCGCGTGCGCGCAACCCCTCCGGCCCGCTTAGCGGCGAAGGCTGGGGCAGCCTGTCTGTGGCGCATGTCCTCACAAGGTCGGTGCGCGACAGCGCCGCGATGCTGGACGCGACCCACGGCATGGCGCCGGGCGATCCCTACTGCGCCCCGCCCCGCGTGCGCCCCTATGCGGACGAGACGCGCCGCGATCCCGGTCGCCTGCGCATCGGCTGGCATATCGCGCCGATGACCGGCGCGGATGTCGCCGACCCCTGCCGTGCGGCGGCCGAGGATGCGGCGCATCTGCTGTCCTCGCTTGGCCATGACGTGGACGCGACCACCCTGCCCGGCCATCCCGATCCGCTGCAACGCGCGATCTGGGTGTTGGTGGCCAGCAACGTCGCGCGCAGCATCCGCGCCATCGGCGACCGGCGCGGGCGCGCCGTATCGCAGGACGAGGTCGACCGCGTCACATGGAGCGCGCTGGAGGACGCCAAGGACATGCAGGCGCAGGACTACGCCGAAGCGATGTACCAGATCCACGCCCAAAGCCGCCGCATGGCCGATCTGCACAGCCGTTTCGACGTGATCCTCTGCCCGACATTGGCGACCCCGCCGCCGCTGCTGGGCGTGCAGCGCACCGATACCGCCGATCTGGACGGGTATCGCGCCGCACTGGCCGCGTTCACGCCGTTCACGCAGCTCTACAACATGACCGGCGCGCCCAGCATGTCGGTGCCGCTGCACTGGTCCGGAGAGGGTCTGCCCATCGGTGTCATGCTGTCGGCGGATTTCGGGCGCGAGGATATCCTGTTCCGCCTTGCCGGACAGTTGGAGCAGGCGCGCCCGTGGTTCAACCGCTTGTCGCCGATGGCTGGTTGA
- a CDS encoding TRAP transporter large permease: MSLVLAGLFVLFLLMGIPIAVVIGAATMGALNLSGIPLMVVPQQMFSGINSFALVAVPMFVLAGDVMAQGEISKRLVAFADSMFGFIKGGLSIVSVLAGMFFAAISGSGAATTAAVGASLVPELKRKGYDPAAAASLIAASGTIGVVIPPSVPMIIYAVIAQESVSKLFLNGFIPGVAMGVGLIIVALIQGHRRAYPRGTPFNLATIARTLMSAMWGLFAPLIILGGIFSGIFTPSEAAVVAVNYAILVSLFIYRDLTLKQLYRIVIRAGVTTAVIMFVISASSVLSWALSSWQVPGAIAEFALALTGNLYMLLLVIMVIILVTGVFLETASALVILTPMLLPLALQLGLGTVHFGIIIVVGLAIGMVTPPVAINLFVASTTANLPIEKITRAVLPYLGILIVVYLVIGFGPLLF; this comes from the coding sequence ATGAGCCTCGTCCTTGCCGGTCTGTTCGTGCTGTTCCTGCTGATGGGTATCCCCATCGCGGTGGTGATCGGTGCCGCGACGATGGGCGCGCTGAACCTGTCGGGCATCCCGCTGATGGTGGTGCCGCAGCAGATGTTTTCGGGCATCAACAGCTTTGCGCTGGTGGCGGTCCCGATGTTCGTGCTGGCGGGCGATGTGATGGCGCAGGGCGAAATTTCCAAACGTCTGGTGGCGTTCGCCGATTCCATGTTCGGGTTTATCAAGGGCGGTCTGAGCATCGTGTCGGTGCTTGCGGGCATGTTCTTTGCCGCCATCTCCGGCTCGGGCGCGGCAACGACTGCAGCGGTCGGCGCCAGCCTTGTCCCCGAACTCAAGCGCAAGGGCTATGACCCCGCCGCCGCCGCATCGCTGATCGCGGCATCGGGCACCATCGGAGTGGTGATCCCGCCCTCGGTGCCGATGATCATCTACGCCGTGATCGCGCAGGAATCAGTGTCGAAACTGTTTCTCAACGGCTTCATCCCCGGTGTCGCAATGGGCGTCGGCCTGATCATCGTCGCGCTGATCCAGGGCCACCGGCGCGCCTATCCGCGCGGCACGCCGTTCAATCTGGCCACAATCGCGCGCACGCTGATGTCCGCCATGTGGGGCCTGTTTGCTCCGCTGATCATCCTCGGCGGGATCTTTTCCGGCATCTTCACCCCGTCCGAGGCCGCCGTCGTCGCGGTGAACTACGCGATCCTCGTGTCGCTGTTCATCTACCGCGACCTGACACTGAAACAGCTCTATCGTATCGTCATCCGCGCGGGCGTGACGACCGCCGTCATCATGTTCGTGATCTCGGCCTCGTCGGTGCTCAGCTGGGCGCTGAGCAGTTGGCAGGTGCCCGGCGCCATTGCCGAATTCGCGCTGGCGCTGACCGGCAACCTCTACATGCTGCTGCTGGTGATCATGGTGATCATCCTCGTCACCGGCGTGTTCCTTGAGACCGCCTCGGCCCTCGTGATCCTGACCCCGATGCTGCTGCCGCTGGCGCTGCAACTGGGGCTTGGCACGGTGCATTTCGGTATCATCATCGTTGTCGGCCTTGCCATCGGCATGGTGACACCGCCCGTCGCGATCAACCTGTTCGTTGCTTCGACCACCGCAAACCTGCCGATTGAAAAGATCACCCGCGCCGTGCTGCCGTATCTGGGCATCCTGATCGTGGTGTATCTGGTGATCGGTTTCGGGCCCCTTCTGTTCTGA
- a CDS encoding TRAP transporter small permease, whose amino-acid sequence MLAGLDRIDRLLGAVLRPVVFIGMAALTAVITLQIVSRVAFTSVSWTEEVARFLLIWITFLGAALAWQQGRHLAVALLRDSLPDGPRRLITGAAILVSLAFMVALTIIGIRYMNVQSFQKSPSLRLSMSYVYAVMPLAAALMAMLSVIDLIRLIAGRPARDAASDLPEIQ is encoded by the coding sequence ATGCTGGCGGGCCTTGATCGGATCGATCGCCTGCTGGGCGCAGTCCTGAGGCCCGTGGTGTTTATCGGGATGGCCGCCCTGACGGCGGTCATCACCCTTCAAATCGTCTCGCGTGTGGCCTTTACCTCGGTGTCGTGGACCGAGGAGGTCGCGCGCTTCCTGTTGATCTGGATCACTTTTCTGGGCGCGGCGCTGGCATGGCAACAGGGCCGGCATCTGGCCGTGGCGCTGCTGCGCGACAGCCTGCCGGATGGCCCGCGCCGCCTGATCACCGGCGCCGCGATCCTTGTCAGTCTTGCCTTCATGGTGGCGCTGACGATCATCGGCATCCGCTATATGAACGTGCAGAGCTTCCAGAAATCCCCGTCGCTGCGCCTGTCGATGAGCTATGTCTACGCCGTCATGCCCCTCGCCGCCGCGCTGATGGCGATGCTGTCGGTCATCGACCTGATCCGCCTGATTGCCGGGCGCCCTGCCCGCGACGCGGCCAGCGACCTGCCGGAGATCCAATGA
- a CDS encoding TRAP transporter substrate-binding protein: protein MKTFFKLAAIAATLTAPLPALAEIAPVTLRLAHVVNEQDAFHAAATKFRDLVDERSGGAITVEVFPNATLGDERTLLEGMQIGTVDMGLITNGPVSNFVEDMAVFELPFLFPSSQAAYDVLDGEIGQELLDRLSEVNLKGLAYAERGFRNLTNSERAVNTPADMQGLRIRVMENPVYIDTFRELGADAIPMAWTEALTAMQQGTIDGQENPVNVVHSFKLNETQTNMTMTRHSYAPAIFVMGLPVWNKLDEQAQTIIEDAAQEAAEFERALNASEQDAQMQSLRDAGMVINDSADLTIFAEAVKPVYEKYGAKFGDYLPRIQEQISAGAAQ from the coding sequence ATGAAAACGTTTTTCAAACTCGCAGCCATCGCTGCCACCCTTACCGCCCCCCTGCCGGCGCTGGCCGAAATCGCGCCCGTTACCCTGCGCCTTGCGCATGTGGTGAACGAACAGGACGCGTTTCACGCCGCCGCGACCAAGTTCCGCGATCTGGTCGACGAACGTTCGGGCGGCGCGATCACCGTCGAAGTTTTCCCCAACGCCACGCTGGGCGACGAGCGCACGCTGCTGGAAGGGATGCAGATCGGCACGGTCGATATGGGCCTGATCACCAACGGGCCGGTGTCCAATTTCGTTGAGGATATGGCCGTGTTCGAACTGCCCTTCCTGTTCCCGTCCTCGCAGGCCGCCTATGACGTGCTGGACGGTGAGATCGGTCAGGAATTGCTGGACCGCCTGTCCGAGGTCAACCTCAAGGGCCTCGCCTATGCCGAGCGTGGGTTTCGCAACCTCACCAATTCCGAGCGCGCGGTGAACACCCCTGCCGACATGCAGGGCCTGCGCATCCGCGTCATGGAAAACCCCGTTTATATCGACACCTTCCGCGAGCTGGGCGCCGATGCCATCCCGATGGCCTGGACCGAGGCGCTGACCGCGATGCAGCAGGGCACCATCGACGGGCAGGAAAACCCGGTCAACGTCGTCCATTCCTTCAAGCTGAACGAGACGCAGACAAACATGACCATGACGCGCCACTCCTACGCGCCCGCGATTTTCGTCATGGGCCTGCCGGTCTGGAACAAGCTGGACGAGCAGGCGCAGACCATCATCGAGGACGCCGCGCAAGAGGCCGCTGAATTCGAGCGCGCCCTGAACGCCAGCGAGCAGGACGCACAGATGCAATCGCTGCGCGATGCGGGCATGGTGATCAACGACAGCGCCGACCTGACCATTTTCGCCGAAGCGGTCAAGCCGGTCTACGAGAAATACGGCGCCAAATTCGGTGATTACCTGCCCCGCATTCAGGAGCAGATCAGCGCAGGCGCGGCGCAGTAA
- a CDS encoding LLM class flavin-dependent oxidoreductase has protein sequence MLYSVLDLAPVPEGTDTRAAIASSVDLARVAEGAGYTRYWLAEHHNMPGIASAATSVLIGHIANATKHIRVGAGGIMLPNHAPLTIAEQFGTLATIHPDRIDLGLGRAPGGDMAVARALRRGMGGDSFPDDVAELIGYLGDPRPGAPVAAHPGEGTHVPVWILGSSLYGAQLAAHLGLPYAFASHFAPDALDQAVQIYRERFEPSQHLDRPYFMLAANVFAADTDAEGARLATSMQQAFARLRTGMPGKLPAPVDDIEAAIGPDMTRAVNQALRVSAVGSKATIAKTLTQLKDRYQPDEMILASQIHDPAARQHSLRLVAEVLAQIEGVRAA, from the coding sequence ATGCTCTATTCCGTTCTTGACCTCGCGCCGGTCCCCGAGGGGACAGACACCCGCGCCGCCATCGCCAGCAGCGTCGATCTGGCCCGCGTGGCCGAGGGCGCAGGCTATACCCGCTATTGGCTGGCCGAGCATCACAACATGCCCGGCATCGCCAGCGCCGCCACGTCGGTGCTGATCGGCCATATCGCGAATGCCACAAAGCACATCCGCGTTGGCGCAGGCGGTATCATGCTGCCCAACCACGCGCCGCTGACGATTGCCGAGCAGTTCGGCACGCTGGCCACGATCCACCCCGACCGCATCGATCTGGGCCTTGGCCGCGCGCCGGGCGGCGATATGGCGGTGGCGCGCGCGCTGCGGCGCGGCATGGGCGGCGACAGTTTCCCCGATGACGTGGCCGAGCTGATCGGCTATCTGGGCGATCCGCGCCCCGGCGCGCCCGTTGCCGCCCATCCCGGCGAGGGCACGCATGTGCCGGTGTGGATCCTTGGGTCCAGCCTATACGGTGCGCAACTGGCGGCGCATCTGGGCCTGCCCTATGCGTTCGCCTCGCATTTCGCGCCCGATGCGCTGGACCAAGCCGTGCAGATCTACCGCGAGCGGTTCGAACCGTCGCAGCATCTGGACCGCCCTTATTTCATGCTGGCCGCCAATGTCTTTGCCGCCGATACGGATGCCGAGGGCGCGCGGCTTGCCACCTCGATGCAGCAGGCGTTCGCGCGGCTGCGCACCGGCATGCCCGGCAAACTGCCCGCCCCTGTGGACGATATCGAGGCCGCCATCGGCCCCGACATGACGCGCGCGGTCAATCAGGCGCTGCGGGTGTCCGCGGTGGGATCAAAGGCCACGATCGCCAAGACCCTGACCCAGCTGAAGGATCGCTACCAACCCGATGAGATGATCCTTGCCAGCCAGATCCACGATCCGGCGGCGCGCCAGCATTCCCTGCGCCTCGTCGCCGAGGTGCTGGCGCAGATCGAGGGGGTTCGGGCCGCCTGA
- a CDS encoding FAD-dependent oxidoreductase translates to MKSHYRVVVIGGGVVGASVLYHLAKMGWRDVCLIERSILTAGSSWHAAGGFHALNADPNIAALQGYTIDLLPRIEAESGQSVGMHMTGGLTLAGTPDRWDWLQSAYRVFQSIGIEDCRLVTPDEAVELNPLLSKDGILGGMWADREGYLDPTGTVHAYARAAKLNGAEVIEHNRVLELTQTADGWEVVTEQGTIHTEHVVNAAGLWAKQVGRMAGIELPVAPLKHHYLISDAIPALEAIDFEVPMTVDLEGFTYLRQDQKGVLLGIYEVEHEHWALDGAPWDYGMDLFQEQTDRIEHELTKGFERYPALQEVGVKTWVNGAFTFSPDGNPLVGPVPGKRGYWCACAVMAGFLQGGGVGKSLAEWIIHGEPEADVFGMDVARYGDYAQNKRFIRETTGQFYSRRFVMTYPNEQLPAGRPLKMAPAHDAMTAAGARWGASYGLEVPLYFAPEGFAERGSLKRSNAHDIVGDECRAVREAAGLLDITAFSRYEVTGPNATEWLDRLLPCRLPKPGRARLAPMLGHDGRLKGDLTVFNWGQGADGTPVYWLMGSYYLRAWHMRWFSDHAQAGAEVRDISDDTTGFALAGPKSREILQRLCEADISALPFMGCDHIDVGLIRAKVGRLSVTGELGYEIHCHSSQHIALRRELLKAGADLGLREVGFNALLSLRLEKSFGIWSAEFTQGYTAAMTGMDRWIDWQKPDFIGRDAALAERDGTGPDKVLVTLEVDADGADASGFEPVWKDGEKVGFVTSGGYGHSLQKSLAMALVRPDAATEGTDLTLHIVGAERPARVIAPSPYDPAGTAVRG, encoded by the coding sequence ATGAAATCGCATTACAGGGTTGTCGTCATCGGGGGCGGCGTGGTCGGGGCGTCGGTGCTGTATCACCTGGCCAAGATGGGCTGGCGCGATGTGTGCCTGATCGAACGGTCGATCCTGACCGCCGGATCGTCCTGGCATGCGGCGGGCGGGTTTCACGCGCTGAACGCCGATCCCAACATCGCCGCGCTGCAAGGCTATACCATCGACCTGCTGCCCCGGATCGAGGCCGAAAGCGGCCAGTCGGTCGGCATGCACATGACCGGGGGGCTGACGCTGGCCGGCACGCCGGATCGCTGGGACTGGCTGCAATCGGCCTACCGCGTGTTCCAGTCCATCGGGATCGAGGATTGCCGTCTGGTGACACCGGACGAGGCGGTGGAGCTGAACCCGCTATTGTCCAAGGACGGCATCCTTGGCGGCATGTGGGCGGATCGCGAGGGGTATCTGGACCCCACGGGGACAGTGCACGCCTACGCACGCGCCGCGAAGCTGAACGGCGCCGAGGTGATCGAACATAACCGCGTGCTGGAGCTGACCCAGACCGCCGATGGCTGGGAGGTCGTGACCGAGCAGGGCACCATCCACACCGAACATGTGGTCAACGCCGCCGGCCTCTGGGCCAAGCAGGTGGGCCGCATGGCGGGCATCGAACTGCCGGTCGCGCCGCTGAAACATCACTACCTGATTTCCGATGCGATCCCGGCGCTGGAGGCGATTGATTTCGAAGTGCCGATGACCGTGGATCTGGAGGGCTTCACCTATCTGCGGCAGGATCAGAAGGGTGTATTGCTGGGGATCTACGAGGTCGAGCATGAACACTGGGCGCTGGACGGCGCACCGTGGGATTACGGGATGGACCTGTTTCAGGAACAGACCGACCGGATCGAACACGAGCTGACCAAGGGGTTCGAACGCTACCCCGCGCTCCAGGAGGTCGGGGTCAAGACATGGGTCAACGGCGCGTTTACCTTTTCCCCCGATGGCAATCCGCTGGTCGGGCCGGTGCCGGGCAAGCGCGGCTATTGGTGCGCCTGCGCGGTGATGGCCGGGTTCCTGCAAGGTGGCGGCGTCGGCAAAAGCCTCGCCGAATGGATCATCCATGGCGAGCCGGAGGCCGATGTCTTTGGCATGGATGTGGCCCGCTATGGCGATTACGCGCAGAACAAACGCTTCATCCGCGAGACCACCGGCCAGTTCTACAGCCGCCGGTTCGTGATGACCTACCCGAATGAACAGCTGCCCGCCGGGCGCCCGCTGAAAATGGCGCCCGCGCATGACGCGATGACCGCCGCCGGCGCGCGCTGGGGTGCCTCTTACGGTCTGGAAGTGCCGCTGTATTTTGCCCCCGAGGGATTCGCCGAGCGCGGCTCGCTGAAACGCTCGAACGCGCATGATATCGTGGGGGATGAGTGCCGCGCGGTGCGCGAGGCGGCGGGGCTGCTCGATATCACCGCCTTTTCCCGCTACGAGGTGACGGGACCAAACGCGACCGAATGGCTGGACCGGCTGCTGCCCTGCCGCCTGCCGAAACCGGGGCGCGCGCGGCTGGCGCCGATGCTGGGCCATGACGGGCGGCTGAAAGGCGATCTGACGGTGTTCAACTGGGGGCAGGGGGCCGATGGCACGCCGGTCTACTGGCTGATGGGGTCGTATTACCTGCGCGCGTGGCACATGCGCTGGTTCAGTGACCATGCGCAGGCAGGCGCAGAGGTGCGCGATATCTCGGACGACACCACCGGTTTCGCCCTCGCCGGGCCGAAATCGCGCGAGATCCTGCAACGCCTGTGCGAGGCCGATATTTCCGCGCTGCCCTTCATGGGCTGCGATCACATCGACGTTGGCCTGATCCGCGCCAAGGTGGGCCGCCTGTCGGTGACGGGCGAACTGGGCTATGAAATCCACTGCCACTCCAGCCAGCATATCGCGCTGCGCCGCGAATTGCTGAAGGCGGGCGCCGATCTGGGCCTGCGCGAGGTCGGCTTCAACGCGCTGCTGTCCCTGCGGCTGGAGAAGAGTTTCGGCATCTGGTCGGCCGAATTCACCCAGGGCTATACGGCGGCGATGACCGGCATGGACCGCTGGATCGACTGGCAAAAGCCCGATTTCATCGGCCGCGACGCGGCACTGGCCGAACGCGACGGCACCGGTCCGGACAAGGTACTGGTGACGCTGGAGGTGGACGCAGACGGCGCCGATGCCAGCGGGTTCGAGCCGGTGTGGAAGGACGGCGAGAAGGTCGGCTTCGTCACCTCGGGCGGCTATGGGCACAGTCTGCAAAAATCGCTGGCGATGGCGCTGGTGCGCCCCGATGCCGCGACCGAGGGCACCGACCTGACCCTGCACATCGTCGGCGCCGAGCGCCCGGCGCGCGTCATCGCCCCGTCGCCCTATGACCCCGCAGGCACCGCGGTGCGGGGCTGA
- a CDS encoding TetR/AcrR family transcriptional regulator, translating into MPGGNVKVTRAEWLAAARDVLISDGVGEVKVLTLSDRLGVSRSSFYWYFKSRADLLEALLSEWEAGNTGVLVRHTQMPSDTITGAVCNLFRCFVDPDLFNHQLDFAVREWARRDGHVRHVIDLGDTSRRLALTQMFERFGYAPYEADARARILYFMQIGYYALDLFEPLEERLTRIDGYVLGFTGQNARPEELTALAAYARGVQEKQAVARPA; encoded by the coding sequence ATGCCCGGCGGCAACGTCAAGGTCACGCGCGCCGAGTGGCTGGCGGCGGCGCGCGACGTGCTGATCTCGGACGGGGTGGGCGAGGTGAAGGTGCTGACCCTCAGCGACAGGCTGGGCGTGTCGCGCTCCAGTTTCTACTGGTATTTCAAAAGCCGCGCCGACCTGCTGGAGGCGCTGCTGAGCGAATGGGAGGCGGGCAATACCGGCGTGTTGGTACGCCACACGCAAATGCCCAGCGACACGATCACCGGCGCCGTCTGCAATCTGTTTCGCTGTTTCGTCGACCCGGACCTGTTCAACCACCAGCTGGATTTCGCGGTGCGCGAATGGGCGCGGCGCGACGGTCATGTGCGCCATGTGATCGACCTTGGTGATACAAGCCGCCGCCTTGCGCTGACGCAGATGTTCGAGCGGTTCGGATACGCCCCCTACGAGGCCGACGCGCGGGCGCGGATCCTTTATTTCATGCAGATCGGCTATTACGCGCTGGACCTGTTCGAGCCGCTGGAGGAACGCCTGACCCGGATCGACGGCTATGTTCTGGGCTTTACCGGGCAAAACGCGCGCCCCGAGGAGCTGACCGCGCTGGCCGCCTATGCGCGCGGGGTGCAAGAGAAACAAGCCGTAGCCCGTCCTGCATAA